One genomic window of [Limnothrix rosea] IAM M-220 includes the following:
- a CDS encoding alpha/beta hydrolase: protein MSMGKSRRFVANYVGVLMGAALGFGFGSEAIAADTLRLRIGPLQQTLAVDDLEAFAETGELPTNLRPYKSFLGSNMRSFLRKSLNVQPEVATQFLDELWRSPAGKIVLDQLQVALPNSSVDGLKSALNSVASQELNLSALNVLRAYPAKELTVDLTAVAGLLLQANLPNLQSQILSPKITNDLEIETETAVAIIPQTLDPTTAGQQVVRRQTVVLQDYQRDRTIPIDIYDSPVAKDQLIVLSHGFAANRRFLDYLGYHLASHGYTVVTPDHPGSNVQSLFNSGLTFENLLPAEEFIERPKDISFVLDELENLDELAEFQGRFTTDDVTIIGHSFGGYTALALAGGVVDPPAIRNHCHQSNPLMRSPGDWLQCAASDLPYGRLNLRDERIKQAIALNPIIGEVFGAEGLGQIKIPTMVLTGTKDAITPSLTHQLLPFNKLGGDKYLVVADGATHMSVTDLSNRDSPLSRSTLVPEVMGKEAEPVRQMLKALSLSFVERREATAENYDSFLSPGYVQSLSSETIQLRFTQEISVELNQFLSHLPQAKIQVARAQQLQFPPQEKSVFSFWRSPHKSELQPYPTGILNANLAPLFTATQEIEAHNFYSVAYLDAMPLTEQWH, encoded by the coding sequence ATGAGTATGGGCAAAAGTCGTCGCTTTGTGGCAAATTATGTCGGTGTTTTGATGGGGGCTGCCCTAGGTTTTGGCTTTGGTTCAGAGGCGATCGCCGCCGATACTTTGCGGTTACGGATTGGGCCTTTGCAGCAAACCTTAGCTGTTGATGATTTGGAAGCATTTGCAGAAACTGGCGAGCTACCGACAAACCTACGCCCCTATAAAAGTTTTCTGGGTTCTAATATGCGGAGCTTTCTGCGTAAAAGTTTGAATGTACAGCCGGAAGTTGCCACGCAGTTTTTGGACGAACTATGGCGATCGCCCGCCGGAAAAATTGTTTTAGATCAATTGCAAGTTGCCCTACCCAATAGTTCTGTGGATGGCTTAAAAAGTGCACTCAATAGCGTTGCTAGCCAAGAGCTTAATCTCAGTGCTTTAAATGTTTTACGAGCTTATCCAGCCAAGGAACTCACCGTAGATTTGACCGCCGTTGCGGGATTATTATTACAGGCAAATTTACCCAACCTGCAAAGTCAAATTCTCAGCCCAAAAATTACCAACGATTTAGAAATCGAGACCGAAACGGCAGTTGCAATTATTCCCCAAACCCTAGACCCCACTACCGCGGGTCAACAGGTGGTGCGCCGTCAAACGGTTGTGTTGCAAGATTATCAGCGGGATCGCACGATTCCCATTGATATTTATGATAGTCCTGTGGCAAAGGATCAACTCATTGTTTTGTCCCACGGTTTTGCTGCAAATCGTCGCTTTTTAGATTATTTGGGATATCACCTCGCTTCCCATGGCTATACCGTCGTTACACCAGACCACCCCGGTAGTAATGTGCAGTCGCTATTTAATTCGGGTTTAACCTTTGAAAATCTATTGCCGGCTGAGGAGTTTATCGAGCGGCCAAAAGATATTAGTTTTGTTTTAGATGAGTTGGAAAATCTTGACGAATTAGCGGAATTTCAAGGTCGTTTTACAACGGATGATGTGACGATCATTGGCCATTCTTTTGGAGGATATACGGCTCTAGCTTTAGCGGGTGGCGTTGTCGATCCCCCTGCCATTCGGAACCACTGTCATCAATCTAATCCCCTGATGCGATCGCCGGGCGACTGGCTCCAATGTGCGGCTTCAGATTTACCCTATGGACGTTTAAATTTACGGGATGAACGGATCAAACAGGCGATCGCCCTCAACCCGATTATTGGAGAAGTCTTTGGGGCTGAAGGCCTCGGCCAGATCAAGATTCCGACAATGGTGCTGACAGGAACAAAGGATGCCATCACACCGAGCCTAACCCACCAACTTTTACCCTTTAACAAATTAGGAGGCGATAAATATTTAGTCGTCGCTGACGGCGCAACCCACATGAGCGTGACGGATTTGAGTAATCGAGATAGCCCCCTTTCACGCAGCACCCTAGTGCCGGAAGTCATGGGCAAGGAAGCAGAACCCGTTCGCCAAATGTTGAAAGCCCTCAGTCTGAGTTTTGTGGAACGACGAGAAGCAACGGCGGAAAATTATGACAGTTTTTTATCCCCCGGCTACGTACAATCTCTTTCGAGTGAAACAATTCAATTGCGCTTCACCCAAGAAATTTCGGTAGAGCTCAATCAATTTCTGAGCCATTTACCCCAAGCAAAAATTCAAGTTGCTCGCGCCCAACAATTACAATTTCCGCCCCAAGAAAAATCCGTTTTTAGCTTTTGGCGATCGCCCCACAAATCAGAATTACAACCCTACCCAACAGGCATTTTAAACGCCAATTTAGCGCCACTATTTACAGCCACCCAAGAAATTGAAGCCCATAATTTTTACTCCGTTGCCTATCTCGATGCCATGCCGTTAACCGAGCAATGGCACTAG